Below is a genomic region from Zonotrichia leucophrys gambelii isolate GWCS_2022_RI chromosome 1A, RI_Zleu_2.0, whole genome shotgun sequence.
tcccccgtgtcccccaagGCTGCACCACAGCAGGCCCAGCACTGCGGCACTGGATGTGTGGGAAGTGGCAGGAGGCTTGGGGCTGGAGGCACACGCCTGCGTTCAAAGTGTGTAAACAAGTCTATTTTTAAGTGGGAGGCAGTCGGGGAGGGCAagctgccatgggctgggctcctctgctgccagcagggttGAGAGAGAGGACTCGAAGTGGAAGTGCAAGTTTCGGCCCTTCCCTCTTGCCTTTTAGTGGGGGAAAGCCCATAAGCAGGAGAAATTCTGCAGCAAGAGATGTGGGAACCTTGCAGACTCCTCCTGTTCCAGATCCATCTTCTCCCCTAGGGACAGCACCATCTCCCTGGGACCTGCCTGACCCCACTCCAAGAGCCCAGTAACCCCTTTTCTTGTCCCTTCCCAGAAAACATAGAGACCgccagccccctgcccagccaggaccctgccaggccAGAGGGAGATGGAGCCCTGAACCCAGCCCCATGCCTGCATCTTGCTGGGAGCCTGAAGATGCTGGGGCCACCCAGGAAAGCCAGGGCAAAGCAGGGGCCGTGCTGCCAGGGCGATGCTGATGGTGACATCGTTCTGCTCTCCGCCGTGTACCCCCGGCCTGAGGaatgcagccacagcttcccgCTGCCCGCCACTGAGCTGGGCGCCACAGCGCTGGTCACcaccaaaaccacccagaaCTGTGCCAGAGAGGAGACAGTCTGAGGGCAAGGGCAATGCAGCTGGAGTGCTCTGGCCAATCCCTGTGGACACTGACTGTTTGTTCCCGGGACAAGTGAAGCCTTCCATGCCTTTGAGCCCTGTGAGGACTAAGATCAGCCTTTTAAGATGACTGTCATTTTTGTGCTGAGTCCCAAGTTACACCTGTAAATGCTGGCAGAAGCCAAAGTGGATCATGCTGAGTTACAATGAACTGTTGACAGCTGCCATGGCTGAGCCATTGGAAGGTGGCAGAGACACAGCCTGTGAGGATGGAGTGTGGCAGGGACTGCTGTGCCATTTCCAAGGTAGCCATTGTGCCTGGACAGGTCTCCTGCTGGATAGGTAATTGCTGGGAACATGGGGCTGGAACACCAGAAACTGCAGGGGAAATGGAAGCAGGGAGTTACTTTAGGACCAAATCCCACACAGCAGTAACTTAATTTTTGCTGACCTCAATAAAAGGACACCTCAGGCCACACGAAGCAAGACACACTCAGCATCTACTCCATTTGCAGTGCTGCCACCCCCTCTTCTGCACTCTGTGATACTCAGGTCTTCCCACCCTCTGGGCTCTCTCACATGGTGGCAGGCATCCACTGGCATTCATGGGAACCCCTCCACAACCCTGGGGGTAGGAAAAAATTCATCTTCCCAAGCagtgaagaggggaaaaaaaatctgtccttGCTCTGACCTGTAGTCCCTGAAGTTAGGGAGGACCAGGGGCAGGCAGTGGAGACAGCTAGTCCAGAGGAGCTCCCTGAATGTGTCATTACAGCCCCAGACAACCGTCACTCCAGCTCACTGTCGCTGCAGAAATACTGTGTGT
It encodes:
- the TNFRSF13C gene encoding tumor necrosis factor receptor superfamily member 13C, giving the protein MQELGSRSHSAMSLSGKAAIAPSCLSYECFDALTKSCIKCSDLFQENTTEPTLAPTLSSTFLIFGVPVLVGLILVLAAVCVFLACKEGKQKRKRKAADEEDKENIETASPLPSQDPARPEGDGALNPAPCLHLAGSLKMLGPPRKARAKQGPCCQGDADGDIVLLSAVYPRPEECSHSFPLPATELGATALVTTKTTQNCAREETV